A genome region from Roseofilum reptotaenium CS-1145 includes the following:
- a CDS encoding histone deacetylase family protein, giving the protein MVFPIIYAEEFLLHDTGRHPERAERLQAIANLLQSSLWAESLDWQTPTPVEVRPVLPWIEEVHTAEHIQRVREIAEGGGGLLDGDTPVSAQSYDIALLAVNGWIDGVERVLATGTPAFVLARPPGHHAEAQRGMGFCLFSNAAIAAHYALAQPGVERVAILDWDVHHGNGTQAIVQSHPQIAYCSLHQFPFYPGTGRATERGEYDNVLNIPLPSGSGIAEYWPAFESQAIPFLQQFKPDLLIVSAGYDATRDDPLAGMNLVPDDYGTFTGACLQLTSKILFGLEGGYHLSNLSESVMATIAACLNV; this is encoded by the coding sequence ATGGTATTTCCGATTATTTATGCTGAGGAATTTTTGCTCCATGATACGGGACGGCATCCGGAGAGAGCGGAGCGTCTTCAGGCGATCGCAAATCTTCTCCAATCTAGTTTATGGGCTGAATCTCTCGATTGGCAAACACCGACCCCAGTAGAAGTGCGTCCCGTTTTACCCTGGATAGAGGAAGTGCATACGGCTGAACATATTCAACGGGTACGGGAAATTGCGGAAGGAGGAGGTGGGTTACTCGATGGCGATACCCCGGTTTCTGCCCAGAGCTATGATATAGCGCTCTTGGCAGTGAATGGCTGGATCGATGGTGTAGAGAGGGTTTTGGCAACAGGGACTCCAGCGTTTGTATTGGCGCGTCCTCCAGGACATCATGCGGAAGCACAGCGGGGAATGGGGTTTTGTTTGTTCTCTAATGCGGCGATCGCTGCTCACTATGCTTTAGCTCAACCGGGAGTCGAGCGAGTTGCTATTCTAGATTGGGATGTCCATCATGGCAATGGTACTCAGGCGATCGTCCAAAGCCATCCCCAAATTGCCTATTGTTCTCTCCATCAGTTTCCCTTTTATCCTGGAACCGGTAGAGCAACAGAGCGTGGAGAGTATGACAATGTTTTAAATATTCCTTTACCCTCTGGATCGGGAATAGCGGAATATTGGCCAGCCTTTGAAAGCCAAGCAATTCCATTTTTACAGCAGTTCAAACCGGATTTGTTAATTGTCAGTGCCGGTTATGATGCCACAAGAGATGATCCATTAGCAGGGATGAATTTAGTTCCGGATGATTATGGTACATTTACCGGAGCTTGTTTACAACTTACCTCGAAAATCCTGTTTGGCTTGGAAGGGGGTTATCACTTATCGAATTTGTCCGAGTCAGTAATGGCAACAATCGCTGCTTGCCTTAACGTTTGA
- a CDS encoding pentapeptide repeat-containing protein: protein MNAQELIQRYEAGEQKFAGAKLNRVNLRGADLIGIYLYQADLQGANLMFAYLNRANLNRANLMGTQLGGANLTQASMTSAKLHDADLHGTTLHKADLRMTDLTLANLVDANLVEVDLRGADLSGANLTGACLRGANLREERRAYMSFLRGTTLHRADLRGVNLSGADLSKVDLSEANLTEATLREADLTGANLQGANLQGAFLTEAMLSQANLRYANLTDAKMERVNLIDADLMRVNLQGALLADAKMNRVNLDESDLTMARLNRADLSRVTFRNAILKKAEFIDAYLGRADLSGASLAEANLFNAELSSANLMGATLRGATLPDGSIKR, encoded by the coding sequence ATGAATGCTCAAGAACTGATTCAACGCTATGAAGCTGGAGAACAAAAATTTGCCGGTGCAAAGCTCAATCGAGTCAATTTGAGAGGAGCAGATTTGATTGGCATTTACTTGTATCAAGCAGATTTGCAAGGGGCCAATTTAATGTTTGCTTATCTCAATCGAGCTAACTTGAATCGGGCCAATTTAATGGGGACTCAATTGGGAGGTGCGAATTTAACCCAAGCGAGTATGACTTCAGCGAAGTTACATGATGCCGATTTACACGGGACTACCCTGCATAAGGCAGATCTGCGGATGACGGATTTGACCTTGGCAAATTTAGTCGATGCTAATTTAGTGGAAGTCGATTTACGAGGGGCAGATTTAAGTGGCGCTAATTTAACGGGGGCTTGTTTGAGGGGAGCGAATTTACGGGAAGAGCGCCGCGCCTATATGTCTTTTTTACGGGGAACTACCTTGCATCGGGCGGATTTACGAGGGGTGAATTTGTCGGGGGCCGATTTGTCTAAGGTGGATCTTAGTGAAGCGAATTTAACTGAGGCGACGTTGCGAGAGGCGGATTTAACAGGGGCGAATTTGCAAGGAGCGAATTTGCAGGGAGCCTTTTTGACAGAAGCCATGCTGAGTCAGGCCAATTTACGCTATGCCAATTTGACCGATGCGAAGATGGAACGGGTGAATTTGATTGATGCGGATTTAATGCGGGTGAATTTGCAGGGCGCTCTGTTAGCCGATGCGAAGATGAATCGAGTCAATCTGGATGAGTCGGATTTAACCATGGCGCGTTTGAATCGGGCAGATTTGAGTCGAGTAACGTTCCGCAATGCGATTTTGAAGAAAGCAGAATTTATTGATGCTTATTTGGGACGAGCAGATTTGAGTGGGGCAAGTTTAGCTGAGGCAAATTTGTTTAATGCGGAGTTGAGTAGCGCCAATTTGATGGGGGCAACCTTGCGGGGAGCAACGTTGCCAGATGGTTCAATTAAGCGTTAA
- a CDS encoding anthranilate synthase component I family protein → MGRTWIYNEVLLPGQREPLGVLQTLIESRLFSEYGVYQSEQEIRFAGNRAIAVSVDLQQVTLQGLIGDRYFPVDDPFKQVEKAFGSIPLEQWTAYGYISFDLVRYYYPYHKAIAGPLLYFFVPVTEVIIRPHQILLRTLDSPELLCNLLRDSGDLRPQHWTTPEWVFTDRDHYQTQVEALQGAIHQGELHKAILSRSVKLKGNLDILGTYILGNQQNQALRSYGLHLPGVRTVGFSPEILMQLSHNPLKGQNLMTNPVAGTRPRGETPEADERLKRELFADAKEVKEHALSIWLVQDEMQKICTPGTVQVVDFMQVKQYRWVQHLSSQVQGQLCANQSLWDALRVLFPGVTVSGIDKEVAIAWIDRLETEPRGIYAGAIGWINSQEEADLAIPIRSAYQYGEWIYLNAGAGIMAESVAQNEYIESVNKMNTMLTNLVLE, encoded by the coding sequence ATGGGCAGAACCTGGATTTACAATGAAGTGTTACTCCCTGGTCAGAGGGAACCATTAGGTGTATTACAGACGTTAATTGAGTCTAGGCTCTTTTCTGAATACGGTGTGTATCAGAGTGAGCAAGAGATCCGTTTTGCTGGCAATCGGGCGATCGCCGTTTCTGTGGATCTCCAGCAAGTCACACTCCAGGGGCTGATTGGAGATCGCTATTTTCCGGTTGACGATCCGTTTAAGCAAGTAGAAAAGGCATTCGGGTCGATTCCTCTAGAACAATGGACAGCCTACGGTTACATTAGTTTTGATTTAGTTCGGTATTATTATCCTTATCATAAGGCGATCGCTGGACCCCTACTGTATTTTTTTGTACCTGTGACGGAAGTGATTATTCGGCCCCATCAGATTCTGTTGCGTACTTTAGACTCTCCAGAACTCCTCTGTAATCTGCTACGGGATTCAGGAGATTTAAGGCCTCAGCATTGGACAACACCTGAATGGGTATTTACGGATCGAGATCATTATCAAACTCAGGTAGAGGCTTTGCAAGGCGCAATTCATCAGGGAGAGTTACATAAGGCAATTCTCTCTCGCTCTGTGAAACTTAAGGGCAATTTAGATATTTTAGGAACCTATATCCTGGGAAATCAACAGAATCAGGCCCTTCGTTCCTATGGTTTGCACCTTCCTGGCGTAAGGACGGTGGGGTTTAGCCCAGAAATTTTAATGCAATTATCCCACAATCCCTTAAAAGGACAAAACTTAATGACCAATCCCGTCGCAGGAACTCGTCCGAGGGGAGAGACTCCAGAAGCGGACGAACGGCTCAAACGCGAATTATTTGCCGATGCGAAAGAGGTGAAAGAACATGCCCTTTCGATTTGGTTAGTTCAGGATGAAATGCAGAAGATCTGTACACCAGGAACGGTGCAAGTGGTTGATTTTATGCAAGTGAAGCAATACCGATGGGTACAGCACTTATCCTCCCAAGTTCAAGGTCAATTGTGTGCCAATCAATCCCTCTGGGATGCTCTGAGAGTATTGTTTCCGGGAGTTACGGTTTCAGGAATTGATAAGGAGGTGGCGATCGCCTGGATCGATCGCTTAGAGACGGAACCACGGGGCATTTATGCAGGAGCGATCGGCTGGATTAACTCTCAAGAAGAGGCGGATTTAGCCATTCCCATTCGGTCAGCCTATCAATATGGAGAATGGATTTATCTCAATGCGGGCGCAGGGATTATGGCCGAATCCGTTGCCCAAAATGAGTATATTGAATCGGTGAATAAAATGAATACCATGTT